From the Bacteroidota bacterium genome, one window contains:
- a CDS encoding PKD domain-containing protein, which translates to MLQFKLNYSKWITVLCLIPTTLFGQLSGTKVIGTAPSDYTTFSAAVTALNSSGISNSVVFQVKPGTYNEQISIGAVNGTAANKTITFESLNHDSTSVILQFNSSATASNNYVLRLNGTDYVTFRQMTIQRTDTLAYAQVVDISSGATHNTFSNNIIKGTTKANLNTYCALIGSTNALEDSYNVFTQNKFLYGSFGFYYLGQGSTMPESGTQITYNTFSGQNYRAIYMTSQRSAKINNNIISTASANSNYVGIYGQYANDSLRILKNRLDLSTGTGIYLANCNETSSIRGLIANNFIAVGGTSTAHGISLNNVKLECIYNNSIHIYSSSAASGRALFLNGSITATLYIINNVLANTGGGYCYYADATTGTPVTSSNYNDLYTTGSYVGSWKSAGNTALLSDWRTASSLDANSVSADPLFTSASDLHASSGTIHGAGTAALLYFSITDDIDNQSRSNPPDIGADEFNIEDLGISAFDNIHGICPGIAFHVTVFIKNFGSWPFSGSVPVFYLIQGSPVVNATTPSITLNPGDSTAFTFSQTENIAIPGAHSITAGTTLAVDINTSNDNTADSVRIFPYAAASAGPDVPVCTGDSATLTATGGTGYTWNTTPPSSNPTITVLVADTTLFSVTVISSDGCSATDSAYVFPALFPKPVAGFSFMPSNLQTSFTNTSTDALTYLWDFGDGNTDNTANPVHTYTATGNYIVTLYAINPCDSDTITQNLTLNSIDENGQIPAFNISPNPAVDYVRVSVNILNETIKSAEISDVTGRFACNISITDILNDRALNVSKLANGMYFLKIYTSAGLRVVRFIINR; encoded by the coding sequence ATGTTGCAATTTAAACTCAATTACTCCAAATGGATTACAGTGCTCTGCCTCATTCCAACTACCCTCTTCGGGCAACTCAGCGGAACGAAAGTGATTGGTACAGCACCTTCAGATTATACCACTTTTTCTGCAGCAGTCACCGCGTTGAATTCTTCCGGAATTAGTAATTCTGTTGTATTTCAGGTAAAACCGGGTACCTACAATGAACAGATTTCAATAGGTGCCGTAAACGGTACCGCAGCCAATAAAACCATAACTTTTGAATCGCTGAACCACGACAGTACCTCGGTGATACTTCAATTTAACTCGTCGGCAACAGCCTCTAACAATTACGTACTTCGGTTAAACGGTACCGATTACGTTACCTTTCGGCAGATGACCATACAACGGACAGATACACTGGCTTACGCCCAGGTGGTTGACATTTCATCGGGCGCAACCCATAATACCTTTTCTAATAATATTATCAAAGGAACTACAAAAGCAAACCTGAATACTTATTGCGCGCTGATTGGCTCAACCAATGCACTCGAAGATTCATACAACGTTTTTACACAGAACAAATTTCTGTACGGCAGTTTTGGATTCTATTACCTTGGTCAGGGCAGCACTATGCCCGAGTCCGGGACACAAATTACCTATAATACCTTCAGCGGACAGAATTATAGGGCTATCTACATGACAAGCCAGCGATCAGCCAAAATAAATAATAATATTATCAGCACAGCAAGCGCAAACAGCAATTATGTAGGTATTTATGGGCAATATGCCAACGACAGCCTCCGTATACTGAAGAACAGGCTCGACCTGAGCACGGGTACAGGAATTTATCTGGCAAACTGCAACGAAACATCAAGCATCCGCGGGTTGATTGCGAATAATTTTATTGCTGTAGGCGGAACATCAACAGCACATGGAATCAGTTTGAACAACGTTAAACTTGAATGTATTTATAACAACAGCATCCACATTTACAGTAGCAGTGCTGCATCGGGCAGGGCACTATTCCTGAACGGGTCGATAACTGCAACACTTTACATAATAAATAATGTACTGGCAAATACAGGCGGCGGATATTGTTACTATGCAGACGCGACCACAGGAACTCCTGTTACTTCTTCTAACTACAACGATCTATACACAACAGGCAGTTATGTGGGCTCATGGAAAAGTGCCGGTAATACAGCCTTGCTTTCCGACTGGCGCACGGCCTCATCGCTTGATGCCAATTCGGTTTCGGCCGATCCGCTTTTTACTTCTGCTTCCGACCTCCATGCTTCATCGGGAACTATTCATGGTGCAGGGACAGCCGCTTTGCTCTACTTTTCTATCACCGATGATATCGACAATCAGTCACGTTCAAATCCTCCTGACATAGGCGCAGATGAATTCAATATTGAAGATTTGGGCATCAGCGCCTTTGACAACATCCATGGAATTTGCCCGGGTATAGCATTTCACGTTACTGTGTTTATTAAGAATTTTGGCAGTTGGCCCTTTAGTGGCTCTGTTCCCGTTTTCTACCTGATACAGGGTTCGCCGGTCGTTAATGCTACTACACCTTCAATTACACTCAATCCCGGCGACAGCACCGCTTTCACATTCAGCCAGACAGAGAATATTGCCATTCCCGGAGCACATTCAATCACAGCCGGAACAACTCTTGCGGTGGACATAAATACATCCAACGACAATACTGCTGACAGTGTCCGTATCTTTCCGTATGCTGCAGCCAGCGCAGGTCCTGATGTACCGGTATGCACAGGCGATAGTGCCACACTCACGGCCACGGGAGGTACTGGATATACATGGAATACGACTCCACCAAGTTCAAACCCCACCATTACTGTGCTTGTCGCCGACACTACCCTGTTTTCCGTAACAGTAATCAGCTCCGACGGATGCTCGGCAACAGACAGTGCCTATGTTTTTCCTGCGCTGTTTCCAAAGCCGGTTGCAGGATTCAGTTTTATGCCGTCTAATCTGCAAACAAGCTTTACCAATACCTCAACAGATGCCCTCACCTATTTATGGGATTTCGGCGACGGCAATACTGACAACACAGCCAACCCTGTCCACACCTACACTGCAACAGGTAATTATATTGTTACGCTTTACGCAATCAATCCATGCGATTCCGACACAATTACACAAAACCTGACACTCAACAGCATTGACGAAAATGGACAAATTCCCGCATTTAATATTTCGCCAAACCCGGCCGTTGATTATGTAAGAGTGTCGGTAAATATTCTGAACGAAACCATCAAAAGTGCAGAAATATCAGACGTTACAGGTAGATTTGCCTGCAACATTTCAATAACCGATATCCTGAACGACAGAGCACTTAACGTAAGCAAACTCGCTAACGGCATGTATTTCCTGAAGATTTACACTTCTGCCGGTTTGCGTGTTGTCAGGTTTATTATCAACCGTTAG
- a CDS encoding M23 family metallopeptidase, giving the protein MNQIRNILFAAIAIILLSGGYARGQEEPDSNNFLIIESMNDSIDLHSNFYDITDSLSEFFPMSSFYENWDTEGIHFPKVDFSKKEDTTILVLCDEKTNFFVMPRKDKINSDYGFRHRRFHYGIDIDLNIGDTIRSAFDGIIRISKYHKGYGNVVVIRHFNGLETIYGHMSAAKVLPNQTVKAGDVIGLGGSTGHSTGPHLHFEIRYLGTPMNPRKVVDFEKFKLLSDTLLITKQTFESPLKSIKGGKGTTTTQNYKGGGTYYTVKSGDTLGHIAAKYGTSVSTLCKLNGLTSKSILRIGQRIKIR; this is encoded by the coding sequence ATGAATCAAATACGAAACATACTATTTGCGGCAATAGCCATAATACTGTTGTCGGGCGGATACGCCCGGGGACAGGAAGAGCCTGATTCCAATAACTTCCTCATCATAGAAAGTATGAATGACAGCATCGACCTGCATTCCAATTTTTATGATATCACCGACTCCCTCTCAGAATTTTTTCCCATGTCATCATTCTATGAAAACTGGGACACGGAAGGAATTCATTTTCCAAAAGTTGATTTTTCAAAAAAAGAAGATACCACTATTCTTGTGCTATGCGATGAAAAAACCAATTTCTTTGTGATGCCGCGCAAAGACAAGATTAATTCCGACTATGGATTCAGGCACAGACGCTTTCATTACGGCATCGATATCGACCTTAATATTGGAGACACCATACGCAGTGCGTTTGACGGGATTATTCGCATTTCCAAATACCATAAAGGCTACGGAAATGTAGTTGTAATAAGGCATTTCAACGGTTTAGAAACTATTTACGGGCATATGTCTGCAGCAAAAGTGTTACCCAATCAAACGGTGAAAGCCGGTGATGTTATTGGTCTTGGCGGCAGCACCGGTCACTCTACCGGACCCCATCTTCACTTCGAAATCCGTTATCTGGGAACCCCCATGAATCCACGAAAAGTTGTGGATTTTGAAAAATTCAAATTACTGAGCGACACATTGCTTATCACTAAACAAACCTTTGAAAGCCCGCTCAAAAGCATCAAAGGCGGAAAAGGCACCACGACCACTCAAAACTACAAAGGCGGCGGAACTTATTATACCGTTAAAAGCGGAGATACACTGGGGCACATCGCTGCTAAATACGGCACTTCGGTGAGCACACTTTGCAAACTAAACGGCCTCACGTCCAAAAGTATCCTGCGCATCGGTCAGCGCATCAAAATACGGTAG
- a CDS encoding TonB-dependent receptor, with amino-acid sequence MPFRSGYKIAVFILSFLAAYSSCTAQKSLTDTVVPLREVDVSAARLDVFTVGTKVVRIDSTDLGTCKTLSLADMLSTLSLVAVKSYGAGSLATISMRGTGAAHVAVLWNGFSLQSPMNGGTDISLLPVFFADKVTLQYGGAGALFGSGALGGSIHFENKPSFNRGWNISIGSAAGSFDDYSGQFSALFSGKKLVSSTKIFYNSAQNNYPFTNITLVAKPISKLQHAAIISTGLLQENYLKIGNNQEINIRIWCQDEQRQIPPLMVKPYSNATQDDRFARLSAGWQRTSAKVDLQLRSGLFYDIQHYENPDINTDALLTSVVSSTDAESSFRPAKGHIINAALNLTYAQASSDNYSETAEQQKESLFVSWKYVTKNGNLKTAVSLREEVVDGTLMNPVPAAGIEWNLFKSFKVYANGSGVYRLPTLNDRYWVPGGNRELKPEQGWTEELGIQHQINIKSFTTSYEISAFNSNIHNWIIWLPMDSYWSPRNLLEVWSRGTEATLNGGFSKKSWHVKISASINYVKSTNQKSKYENDASVGKQLIYVPQISAFGRLEIGWHNVQLIYLHSCTGGRYTTSDNTFFLEPYQTGKIYLSNKFHLQHFAIEIYGSISNIWNTEYQSIAWMPGTGRSFKVGIVLTADGRFKNDNSK; translated from the coding sequence ATGCCTTTTCGTTCAGGTTATAAAATAGCTGTTTTTATTCTGTCATTTTTGGCAGCATACAGCTCGTGCACGGCACAAAAGAGCCTGACCGATACCGTTGTTCCGCTCCGGGAAGTCGATGTTTCTGCAGCCCGCCTCGACGTGTTTACTGTTGGCACAAAAGTAGTTCGGATTGACAGCACAGATCTGGGAACTTGCAAAACCCTGTCATTAGCGGATATGCTCTCCACATTAAGTCTTGTTGCCGTGAAAAGTTATGGTGCAGGAAGCCTTGCAACAATTTCTATGCGGGGTACCGGAGCAGCACATGTAGCAGTACTCTGGAACGGATTCAGCCTGCAAAGCCCGATGAATGGAGGAACCGATATTTCGTTGTTGCCCGTGTTTTTTGCAGATAAAGTAACACTGCAATATGGCGGTGCCGGCGCCCTTTTCGGAAGTGGTGCACTTGGCGGTAGTATCCATTTCGAAAATAAACCATCATTTAACCGCGGTTGGAATATCAGTATTGGCAGTGCTGCCGGAAGCTTTGATGATTATTCGGGTCAGTTTTCAGCACTCTTCAGCGGTAAAAAACTGGTTTCATCAACAAAAATATTTTATAACAGCGCTCAAAATAATTATCCATTCACAAATATTACCCTGGTCGCAAAACCGATTTCGAAACTCCAGCATGCGGCTATTATAAGCACCGGTCTTTTGCAGGAAAATTACCTGAAAATAGGCAACAATCAGGAAATAAATATTCGAATCTGGTGTCAGGACGAACAACGGCAAATACCGCCATTAATGGTTAAACCGTATAGTAATGCAACACAGGACGACCGCTTTGCAAGGCTCAGCGCGGGTTGGCAGCGCACAAGCGCGAAAGTTGACCTGCAGCTTCGTTCAGGACTGTTTTACGATATACAGCATTATGAAAACCCCGATATCAATACAGATGCGTTGCTTACCTCCGTTGTTTCATCAACCGATGCCGAAAGTAGTTTCAGACCGGCAAAAGGGCATATAATAAATGCCGCATTGAACCTTACTTATGCGCAGGCATCATCCGATAATTATTCGGAAACCGCCGAACAGCAAAAGGAATCCCTTTTTGTTTCATGGAAATATGTAACGAAAAATGGAAATCTCAAAACTGCCGTCAGCCTGCGCGAAGAAGTTGTTGACGGCACCCTGATGAATCCGGTTCCTGCAGCAGGTATCGAATGGAACCTGTTCAAAAGCTTTAAAGTTTATGCCAACGGCTCAGGTGTGTACAGGCTGCCAACACTAAACGACCGTTATTGGGTACCCGGCGGAAACCGCGAGTTGAAACCCGAGCAGGGATGGACCGAAGAACTCGGAATTCAGCATCAAATCAACATCAAATCATTTACCACCTCGTACGAAATAAGTGCATTCAACAGCAACATTCATAACTGGATTATCTGGCTGCCAATGGATAGTTACTGGTCGCCACGCAACCTGCTTGAAGTATGGTCAAGAGGAACGGAAGCAACCCTGAATGGCGGATTCAGCAAAAAATCATGGCATGTAAAAATAAGCGCGTCCATAAATTATGTGAAATCCACCAACCAGAAATCGAAATATGAAAATGATGCCTCTGTAGGAAAACAACTGATTTATGTTCCTCAGATTTCAGCTTTCGGAAGACTGGAAATAGGTTGGCACAATGTGCAGCTTATATACCTGCATTCCTGCACCGGCGGCAGATACACAACATCCGACAACACATTTTTTCTGGAACCTTACCAAACAGGGAAAATTTATCTTTCAAATAAATTTCATCTGCAGCACTTCGCCATTGAAATCTATGGCAGCATCAGCAACATCTGGAATACAGAGTATCAATCCATCGCATGGATGCCCGGAACGGGACGCAGTTTCAAAGTAGGGATAGTACTCACTGCTGACGGCAGATTTAAAAATGACAATTCAAAATAA
- a CDS encoding DUF4465 domain-containing protein → MNKYTKLLLTTIFILVIQYSCRCQTTSDFEDLVLPVDTFWDGSDLSGGFADGNAYFPTVFDTTYFFWDGGWAYSNKKDSVTGGFGNMYSARPAGGVFGSDNYIVCQPDAKIILTGNAAGKMVTGAWITNDTYPALSMRDGDGFSKKFGGNSGNDPDWFKLSVSGWLGGTALQDTVEFFLADYRFANNALDYIVTDWQYLDLSPLGNVDSLSFGLTSSDTGSFGMNTPAYFCLDNFITADSYASVPDYPNENISIFPNPSTDVITVKAPGMKRLRIISAIGSCVFENAAPLDEMEINSTSFAKGLYLLEISYSNYCITKKIMKQ, encoded by the coding sequence ATGAACAAGTACACAAAATTACTCCTGACAACAATTTTTATACTGGTAATTCAATACAGCTGTCGTTGCCAAACCACTTCCGACTTCGAAGATTTGGTATTGCCTGTTGACACCTTTTGGGACGGAAGTGACCTTAGCGGAGGATTCGCAGACGGAAATGCTTATTTCCCAACGGTTTTTGATACTACCTATTTTTTCTGGGATGGCGGCTGGGCCTATTCGAATAAAAAAGACAGTGTGACCGGCGGATTTGGGAATATGTACAGCGCCCGTCCGGCAGGCGGTGTGTTTGGGTCTGACAATTACATTGTTTGCCAGCCTGATGCAAAAATTATTCTTACGGGCAATGCCGCCGGCAAAATGGTGACCGGTGCGTGGATTACCAACGACACCTACCCTGCTCTGAGTATGCGCGACGGCGACGGATTCTCGAAAAAATTCGGAGGCAACAGCGGCAACGACCCCGACTGGTTCAAGCTTTCGGTAAGCGGATGGCTTGGCGGAACAGCACTGCAAGACACCGTTGAATTCTTTTTAGCCGATTACCGTTTCGCCAATAACGCGCTCGACTATATTGTTACCGACTGGCAATACCTGGACCTTAGCCCGCTGGGCAATGTCGACAGCCTGTCGTTTGGCTTGACCAGCTCCGATACCGGCTCTTTCGGTATGAATACACCTGCCTATTTCTGCCTCGATAACTTCATCACTGCCGATTCATACGCATCGGTGCCGGATTACCCAAATGAAAATATTTCAATATTTCCGAATCCGAGCACAGACGTTATAACAGTAAAAGCCCCGGGAATGAAGCGTTTGCGTATCATAAGTGCAATTGGCAGCTGCGTTTTCGAAAATGCGGCTCCCCTTGACGAAATGGAAATAAACAGCACTTCTTTTGCGAAAGGCCTATATTTACTGGAGATATCGTACAGTAACTATTGCATCACCAAAAAAATAATGAAACAATAA
- a CDS encoding T9SS type A sorting domain-containing protein, giving the protein MMTKRIIILIILVSLTVGLYAQYPPAAGQTGTTAMYKDSSAFVAWASACTVQRGFQNIADTSLGFVTVGDSSMATGPAGPGGVVSLGDGGIAILTFDEPIANGPGWDFAVFENSFDGLFLELAFVEVSSDGINFFRFPPTSLTDTATQIGTFGTIDATKINNLAGKYSLNYGTPFDLQELDSIAGLDISAVTHIKIIDVVGSMTDSLATRDSAGNKINDPWPTPFAQGGFDLDAVGVIHKQPQSVEEFKNIQINVFPNPASDDIRFAVPSHESERNTMVHISDLAGRRLISQVLTAESVSSDTYKMDITGLSDGCYLLSAQNGTSYYHSTFIIRH; this is encoded by the coding sequence ATGATGACAAAGAGAATCATAATACTCATCATTCTGGTATCCTTAACTGTCGGGCTTTACGCTCAGTATCCGCCTGCAGCGGGACAAACAGGCACTACTGCCATGTATAAAGACAGCTCTGCGTTTGTAGCATGGGCAAGTGCATGTACCGTTCAGCGCGGCTTCCAGAATATTGCAGACACCTCACTGGGATTCGTCACGGTAGGCGACAGTTCAATGGCCACAGGTCCTGCAGGCCCCGGAGGCGTTGTAAGTCTAGGCGATGGCGGCATTGCAATACTTACATTTGATGAACCCATTGCCAATGGGCCCGGTTGGGATTTTGCTGTTTTTGAAAATTCATTTGACGGACTTTTTCTTGAACTGGCTTTTGTAGAAGTCAGTTCAGACGGCATAAACTTCTTTCGCTTCCCTCCCACATCGCTTACGGATACCGCCACACAAATAGGCACGTTCGGTACGATTGATGCCACAAAAATTAATAATCTGGCCGGAAAATACAGTTTGAATTACGGAACGCCCTTCGACCTTCAGGAGCTGGATTCCATTGCGGGGCTTGATATTTCAGCGGTCACACACATAAAAATTATTGATGTTGTAGGAAGCATGACTGACAGCCTGGCAACGCGCGATTCGGCCGGAAATAAAATAAATGACCCCTGGCCCACACCTTTTGCACAGGGCGGATTTGACCTCGATGCAGTGGGCGTAATTCATAAACAGCCCCAATCGGTAGAAGAATTCAAAAATATCCAAATCAACGTTTTTCCGAATCCTGCGTCAGATGACATTCGTTTCGCTGTTCCATCTCACGAAAGTGAAAGAAATACGATGGTTCATATTTCGGATTTGGCAGGGCGCAGATTAATTTCACAAGTATTGACTGCAGAATCAGTATCATCAGACACTTACAAAATGGATATTACCGGTCTTTCTGATGGATGTTATTTATTATCGGCTCAGAACGGCACTTCATATTATCATTCAACATTTATCATTCGGCATTAG
- a CDS encoding DUF5074 domain-containing protein, protein MKIFKNIFVLFSLIIIVSGILSACKKKDDTPPVNDVPDMTSLHGAFIMNEGNYQAANGSVSFYNTDDGTLTEDLFNKANGRILGDVVQSMCIIDSKAYIVVNNSNKIEIVNLKDFTSTGQIQNLDSPRYMLPVSSTKAYVSDLYSNSITIVNLATNAVSGHIPCKGSTEEMLMSGSNVFVTNTRTEYLYIVNTNTDAIIDSIHVGIGSNSLQTDKNGKLWVMCAGDLTTSATAGIYRINLQNLQVEQSFPISATLNIWDKLRMNAAADTIYYLNKGVNKMGVSSSALPAAPFIPLSGRNFHGLAVSPAGTLFIADAIDYVQKGKVYTYSNGGVLLNTLSAGIIPGDICFK, encoded by the coding sequence ATGAAAATTTTCAAAAATATCTTTGTTCTGTTTTCCTTGATAATTATTGTTTCCGGCATTCTTTCAGCCTGTAAGAAAAAGGATGACACACCGCCGGTTAATGATGTGCCCGATATGACTTCTCTGCATGGTGCATTTATTATGAATGAAGGAAACTACCAGGCAGCAAACGGTTCTGTTTCTTTTTATAATACTGACGACGGTACTCTCACCGAAGACCTCTTCAACAAAGCAAACGGGCGCATACTCGGCGACGTGGTGCAGTCCATGTGTATCATCGACAGCAAGGCATATATTGTAGTCAATAATTCAAACAAAATTGAGATTGTTAACCTGAAAGATTTCACTTCAACGGGTCAGATACAAAACCTGGATTCGCCCCGCTATATGCTACCGGTTTCATCAACCAAAGCATATGTTTCAGATCTCTACAGTAACAGCATTACTATTGTCAACCTTGCAACAAATGCAGTAAGCGGCCACATTCCATGCAAGGGAAGCACCGAAGAAATGCTTATGTCGGGAAGCAATGTATTTGTGACCAATACCCGCACCGAATATCTGTATATCGTAAACACAAATACAGATGCAATCATCGACAGCATTCATGTTGGTATAGGCTCAAACTCACTGCAGACAGATAAAAACGGCAAACTGTGGGTGATGTGTGCCGGCGATTTAACCACTTCCGCTACTGCCGGAATATACAGAATCAATCTTCAGAATTTGCAGGTTGAGCAGTCGTTTCCGATATCCGCAACCTTAAATATCTGGGACAAACTGCGGATGAATGCCGCTGCAGATACGATTTACTATCTGAATAAGGGCGTGAATAAAATGGGTGTATCATCCTCAGCATTGCCTGCCGCACCTTTCATCCCGCTGAGTGGTCGCAATTTTCACGGACTGGCTGTATCACCGGCCGGCACGCTGTTTATTGCCGATGCCATCGACTACGTACAAAAAGGAAAAGTTTATACGTACAGCAACGGCGGTGTTTTATTAAATACCTTATCAGCGGGCATTATTCCGGGCGATATCTGCTTCAAATAA